A genomic region of Pristiophorus japonicus isolate sPriJap1 chromosome 22, sPriJap1.hap1, whole genome shotgun sequence contains the following coding sequences:
- the LOC139234598 gene encoding clumping factor A-like, with protein sequence PVTDNDPVMDSDPVTDNDPATDSDPVMDSDPANDNDPVTDSDPVTDNDPVNDNDPVMDSDTVRDTDPATDSDPVTDSDPVTDNDPVTDSDPAIDNDPATDNVPAIDNDPVMDSDPVTDNDPNTDSDPATDKDPVTDTDPVMDSDPVTDNDPATDSDPVMDSDPANDNDPVTDSDPVTDNDPVNDNDPVMDSDTVRDTDPATDSDPVTDSDPVTDNDPVTDSDPATDNDPATDNVPAIDNDPVMDSDPVTDNDPNTDSDPATDNDPATDNDPVTDSDLVTDSDPITDNDPITDSDPVTDNDPATDNNPTMTL encoded by the exons cctgtaactgacaatgatcctgtaatggacagtgatcctgtaacggacaatgatcctgcaactgacagtgatcctgtaatggacagtgatcctgcaaatgacaatgatcctgtaactgacagtgatcctgtaactgacaatgatcctgtaaatgacaatgatcctgtaatggatagtgatactgtaagggacactgatcctgcaactgacagtgatcctgtaacggacagtgatcctgtaactgacaatgatcctgtaactgacagtgatcctgcaatagacaatgatcctgcaactgacaatgttcctgcaattgacaatgatcctgtaatggacagtgatcctgtaacggacaatgatcctaacacggacagtgatcctgcaactgacaaagaTCCTGTGACTGAcactgatcctgtaatggacagtgatcctgtaacggacaatgatcctgcaactgacagtgatcctgtaatggacagtgatcctgcaaatgacaatgatcctgtaactgacagtgatcctgtaactgacaatgatcctgtaaatgacaatgatcctgtaatggatagtgatactgtaagggacactgatcctgcaactgacagtgatcctgtaacggacagtgatcctgtaactgacaatgatcctgtaactgacagtgatcctgcaacagacaatgatcctgcaactgacaatgttcctgcaattgacaatgatcctgtaatggacagtgatcctgtaacggacaatgatcctaacacggacagtgatcctgcaactgacaatgatcctgcaactgacaatgatcctgtaactgacagtgatcttgTTACTGACAGTGATCcgataactgacaatgatcctataactgacagtgatcctgtaactgacaatgatcctgcaactgacaataatcct ACAATGACCCTGTAA
- the LOC139234599 gene encoding clumping factor A-like, with protein sequence MDNDPVTDNDLVMDNDPVMDNDHVMDSDSVTENDSLTDNDPLTDNDPVTGSDPVTDNDPVTDNDPVSDSDPVTDNNPVREIYRVMDSDPVTDSDPIMDNDPVTDSDPVTDNDPVTDNDPGTDNDPVTDNDPATDNDPVTDSDHVTDNNPATDNDPVMDSDHVTDNDPVTDSDPVTDNDPVTDNDPVMDSDPVMDTDPATDSDPVTENEPVIDNDPVTDNDPGTDSDPVMDNDPVTDSDPVTDNDPVTDNDPGTDNDPVTDNDPATDNDPVTDSDHVTDNDPATDNDPVMDSDHVTDNDPVTDSDPVTDNDPVTDNDPVMDSDPVMDTDPATDSDPVMESDPVTDNDPVTDSD encoded by the coding sequence atggacaatgatcctgtaacggacaatgatctcgtaatggacaatgatcctgtaatggacaatgatcatgTAATGGACAGTGATTCAGTAACTGAAAATGATTCTCTAACTGACAACGATCctttaactgacaatgatcctgtaactggtaGCGATcccgtaactgacaatgatcctgtaacggacaatgatcctgtatcggacagtgatcctgtaactgacaataatCCTGTCAGGGAAATTTAtcgtgtaatggacagtgatcctgtaacggacagtgatcctataatggacaatgatcctgtcacggacagtgatcctgtaactgacaatgatcctgtaactgacaatgatcctggaacggacaatgatcctgtaactgacaatgatcctgcaacggacaatgatcctgtaacagacagtgatcatgtaactgacaataatcctgcaactgacaatgatcctgtaatggacagtgatcatgtaactgacaatgatcctgtaacagacagtgatcctgtaactgacaatgatcctgtaactgacaatgatcctgtaatggatagtgatcctgtaatggacactgatcctgcaactgacagtgatcctgtaactgaaaatgaacctgtaattgacaatgatcctgtaactgacaatgatcctggaacagacagtgatcctgtaatggacaatgatcctgtcacggacagtgatcctgtaactgacaatgatcctgtaactgacaatgatcctggaacggacaatgatcctgtaactgacaatgatcctgcaacggacaatgatcctgtaacagacagtgatcatgtaactgacaatgatcctgcaactgacaatgatcctgtaatggacagtgatcatgtaactgacaatgatcctgtaacagacagtgatcctgtaactgacaatgatcctgtaactgacaatgatcctgtaatggatagtgatcctgtaatggacactgatcctgcaactgacagtgatcctgtaatggaaagtgatcctgtaactgacaatgatcctgtaactgacagtgat
- the LOC139234600 gene encoding clumping factor A-like: MDNDPVMDNDHVMDSDSVTENDSLTDNDPVTDNDPVTGSDPVTDNDPVTDNDPVSDSDPVTDNDPVREIYRVMDSDPVTDSDPVTDSDPIMDNDPVTDSDPVTDNDPVTDNDPGTDNDPVTDNDPATDNDPVTDSDHVTDNDPATDNDPVMDSDHVTDNDPVTDSDPVTDNDPVMDSDPVMDTDAATDSDPVTESDPVTDNDPVTDSDPVMDNDRVTEMII, translated from the coding sequence atggacaatgatcctgtaatggacaatgatcatgTAATGGACAGTGATTCAGTAACTGAAAATGATTCTCTAACTGACaacgatcctgtaactgacaatgatcctgtaactggtaGTGATcccgtaactgacaatgatcctgtaacggacaatgatcctgtatcggacagtgatcctgtaactgacaatgatcctgtcaggGAAATTTAtcgtgtaatggacagtgatcctgtaacggacagtgatcctgtaacggacagtgatcctataatggacaatgatcctgtcacggacagtgatcctgtaactgacaatgatcctgtaactgacaatgatcctggaacggacaatgatcctgtaactgacaatgatcctgcaacggacaatgatcctgtaacagacagtgatcatgtaactgacaatgatcctgcaactgacaatgatcctgtaatggacagtgatcatgtaactgacaatgatcctgtaacagacagtgatcctgtaactgacaatgatcctgtaatggatagtgatcctgtaatggacactgatgctgcaactgacagtgatcctgtaacggaaagtgatcctgtaactgacaatgatcctgtaactgacagtgatcctgtaatggacaatgatcgtgTAACTGAAATGATCATAtaa
- the LOC139234601 gene encoding clumping factor A-like, producing the protein MDNDPVTDSHPVTDNDPVTENDSVTDNDPATDNDPVTDNDLVMDNDPGMDNDHVIDSDSVTENDSLTDNDPVTDNDPVTGSDPVTDNDPVTDNDPVSYSDPVTDNNPVREIYRVMDSDPVMDSDPIMDNDPVTDSDPVTDNDPVTDNDPGTDNDPVTDNDPATDNDPVTDSDHVTDNDPATDNDPVMDSDHVTDNDPVTDSDPVTDNDPVTDNDPVMDSDPVMDTDPATDSDPVTESDPVTDNDPVTDSDPVMDNDRVTENDPVIDNDPVTENDPGTDSDPVMDNDPDTDSDPITDNDPITDSDPVTDNDPATDNHPVLDNDPVTDNHTETENDPVMDSDLVMTMIL; encoded by the coding sequence atggacaatgatcctgtaactgacagtcatCCTGTAACAGACAATGACCCTGTAACGGAAAATGattctgtaactgacaatgatcctgcaactgacaatgatcctgtaacggacaatgatctcgtaatggacaatgatcctggaaTGGACAATGATCATGTAATAGACAGTGATTCAGTAACTGAAAATGATTCTCTAACTGACaacgatcctgtaactgacaatgatcctgtaactggtaGTGATcccgtaactgacaatgatcctgtaacggacaatgatcctgtatcgtacagtgatcctgtaactgacaataatCCCGTCAGGGAAATTTAtcgtgtaatggacagtgatcctgtaatggacagtgatcctataatggacaatgatcctgtcacggacagtgatcctgtaactgacaatgatcctgtaactgacaatgatcctggaacggacaatgatcctgtaactgacaatgatcctgcaacggacaatgatcctgtaacagacagtgatcatgtaactgacaatgatcctgcaactgacaatgatcctgtaatggacagtgatcatgtaactgacaatgatcctgtaacagacagtgatcctgtaactgacaatgatcctgtaactgacaatgatcctgtaatggatagtgatcctgtaatggacactgatcctgcaactgacagtgatcctgtaacggaaagtgatcctgtaactgacaatgatcctgtaactgacagtgatcctgtaatggacaatgatcgtgtaactgaaaatgatcctgtaattgacaatgatcctgtaactgaaaatgatcctggaacagacagtgatcctgtaatggacaatgatcctgacacggacagtgatcctataactgacaatgatcctattactgacagtgatcctgtaactgacaatgatcctgcaactgacaatcatCCTGtactggacaatgatcctgtaactgacaatcatactgaaacagaaaatgatcctgtaatggacagtgatcttgtaatgacaatgatcctgtaa
- the LOC139234603 gene encoding clumping factor A-like, translated as MDNDPVTDSHPVTDNDPVTENDSVTDNDPATDNDPVTDNDLVMDNDPVMDNDHVMDSDSVTENDSLTDNDPVTDNDPVTGSDPVTDNDPVTDNDPVSYSDPVTDNNPVREIYRVMDSDPVTDSDPIMDNDPVTDSDPVTDNDPVIDNDPVTDSDHVTDNDPATDNDPVMDSDHVTDNDPVTDSDPVTDNDPVTDNDPVMDSDPVMDTDPATDSDPVTESDPVTDNDPVTDSDPVMDNDRVTENDPVIDNDPVTDNDPGTDSDPVMDNDPITDSDPVTDNDPATDNHPVLDNHPATDNHSVTNNDPVTESDSVTGSDPATDNDPVTDSDL; from the coding sequence atggacaatgatcctgtaactgacagtcatCCTGTAACAGACAATGACCCTGTAACGGAAAATGattctgtaactgacaatgatcctgcaactgacaatgatcctgtaacggacaatgatctcgtaatggacaatgatcctgtaatggacaatgatcatgTAATGGACAGTGATTCAGTAACTGAAAATGATTCTCTAACTGACaacgatcctgtaactgacaatgatcctgtaactggtaGTGATcccgtaactgacaatgatcctgtaacggacaatgatcctgtatcgtacagtgatcctgtaactgacaataatCCTGTCAGGGAAATTTAtcgtgtaatggacagtgatcctgtaacggacagtgatcctataatggacaatgatcctgtcacggacagtgatcctgtaactgacaatgatcctgtaattgacaatgatcctgtaacagacagtgatcatgtaactgacaatgatcctgcaactgacaatgatcctgtaatggacagtgatcatgtaactgacaatgatcctgtaacagacagtgatcctgtaactgacaatgatcctgtaactgacaatgatcctgtaatggatagtgatcctgtaatggacactgatcctgcaactgacagtgatcctgtaacggaaagtgatcctgtaactgacaatgatcctgtaactgacagtgatcctgtaatggacaatgatcgtgtaactgaaaatgatcctgtaattgacaatgatcctgtaactgacaatgatcctggaacggacagtgatcctgtaatggacaatgatcctataactgacagtgatcctgtaactgacaatgatcctgcaactgacaatcatCCTGTACTGGACAATCATCCTGCAACAGACAATCATTCTGTAAcaaacaatgatcctgtaacggaaagCGATTCTGTAACTGgcagtgatcctgcaactgacaatgatcctgtaacggacagtgatctgtaa
- the LOC139234810 gene encoding clumping factor A-like, which translates to PVTENDPVTDSDPVTDNDPATDNDPVVDSEPVTDNDPVTDNDPVMDSNAVTDSDPLTDNDPAMDNDPATDSDPVTDSDPVTDSDPITDNDPVTDSDPVTDNDPATENDPGIDNDPVSDNDPATDNDLVTDNDPVMDNEPVTDNDPVMDNDPVTDSD; encoded by the coding sequence cctgtaacggaaaatgatcctgtaacagacagtgatcctgtaactgacaatgatcctgcaactgacaatgatcctgtagtgGACAGTgaacctgtaactgacaatgatcctgtaactgacaatgatcctgtaatggacagtaatGCTGTAACCGACAGTGATCCTctcactgacaatgatcctgcaatggacaatgatcctgcaacggacagtgatcctgtaactgacagtgatcctgtaacggacagtgatcctataacggacaatgatcctgtcacagacagtgatcctgtaactgacaatgatcctgcaactgaaaatgatcctggaattgacaatgatcctgtatctgacaatgatcctgcaacggacaatgatcttgtaacggacaatgatcctgtaatggacaatgaacctgtcacggacaatgatcctgtaatggacaatgatcctgtaacagacagtgat